One window of Tindallia californiensis genomic DNA carries:
- a CDS encoding flagellar basal body-associated FliL family protein — MELKKIIIIALLAFLITAIIVGGILYLFVFRSTDADSPLPTYEYNLGEFSTNLGNQRSFFNGEIVIETTDSNMIEYFEEKNVVLRDRVIKTLISKTPDDVLTQDGQQELRQELINIISEVVESESITNVYFIDYIVQ, encoded by the coding sequence ATGGAATTAAAAAAAATTATTATTATTGCATTGCTTGCATTTTTAATTACGGCAATCATCGTAGGTGGTATTTTATATTTATTTGTTTTTAGAAGCACTGATGCGGATAGTCCATTGCCTACCTATGAGTATAATCTCGGCGAGTTCTCTACGAACTTAGGGAATCAAAGAAGTTTTTTTAACGGGGAAATTGTTATTGAAACAACAGATAGCAACATGATTGAATACTTTGAAGAAAAGAATGTTGTATTAAGAGATCGAGTGATTAAAACATTAATAAGCAAAACCCCTGATGATGTGCTTACACAAGACGGGCAACAAGAACTTCGACAGGAGTTAATAAACATTATTTCAGAAGTTGTCGAATCTGAAAGCATAACCAACGTTTATTTTATCGACTATATTGTACAATAG
- a CDS encoding OmpA/MotB family protein, with protein sequence MARKKPQEEQKPGAPLWMTTYGDMVTLLLCFFVLLFAFSEIDVAKLDAFIRSFQGAVGVLDAGRTIEPSEVLSESAMDDLTMQELQELEDFRHLKERLEEFLEERNMQADVLVTLQTRGLVLRFQDNVLFDSGRADIKLESEDLLNFVGEVLAEPEFLDKNVSVEGHTDTDPLRPGAPFPTNWELSVARSATVVRYMIENVGLSPLRFRASGYGEYHPVAPNDTPENKAQNRRVDLVVLRSEYAESSF encoded by the coding sequence ATGGCTCGCAAAAAACCTCAAGAGGAACAAAAACCAGGAGCTCCCTTATGGATGACTACTTATGGTGATATGGTTACGCTACTCCTTTGCTTTTTTGTTCTGTTGTTTGCTTTTTCTGAAATAGATGTAGCGAAGCTTGATGCATTTATAAGGTCTTTTCAAGGAGCGGTAGGAGTTCTTGATGCCGGAAGAACCATAGAGCCTAGTGAAGTGCTTTCAGAATCAGCTATGGATGATCTGACAATGCAAGAATTGCAAGAACTAGAAGATTTTAGACATCTAAAAGAGCGATTAGAAGAGTTTCTTGAAGAAAGAAACATGCAAGCTGATGTATTAGTGACGCTTCAGACAAGAGGGCTTGTGTTGCGCTTCCAAGACAATGTACTCTTTGATTCAGGAAGAGCTGACATTAAATTAGAATCTGAAGATCTCCTTAATTTTGTTGGAGAAGTGTTAGCTGAGCCAGAGTTTCTAGATAAAAATGTGAGTGTTGAAGGGCATACAGATACAGATCCCTTAAGACCAGGTGCCCCTTTTCCTACGAATTGGGAATTATCTGTAGCACGTTCAGCGACTGTAGTTCGCTACATGATTGAAAATGTTGGGTTGTCGCCTCTTAGATTCAGGGCTTCAGGGTATGGAGAATATCATCCAGTGGCTCCTAATGACACCCCGGAAAACAAAGCGCAGAATAGGCGAGTGGATTTGGTTGTTCTTCGTTCTGAGTATGCAGAGTCTTCTTTTTAA
- a CDS encoding flagellar FlbD family protein, with amino-acid sequence MIKLTRLNKSEIVVNAELIQYIEETPDTVITLTTGNKIVVLENTSDIIEKVIDFKRRLGQPAVQEEK; translated from the coding sequence ATGATCAAGTTAACAAGGCTAAATAAAAGTGAGATTGTTGTTAATGCGGAACTAATTCAATACATTGAAGAAACACCAGACACGGTGATTACATTAACTACAGGAAATAAAATTGTGGTGTTAGAAAACACTTCTGATATAATAGAAAAAGTAATTGATTTTAAACGTCGATTAGGACAGCCTGCCGTACAAGAAGAAAAATAA
- the fliM gene encoding flagellar motor switch protein FliM: MADVLSQNEIDALLAQLSSGEVDADEMKDEKEESKVKLYDFRSPKKLAKDQLRTLQIIHENFARALNTFLSGYLRTYIHAEVINVEELTYYEFSNSVVNPAVLSIVNFEPLSGQVIIDLSPSIAFNIIDRILGGSGKPFNESRTFTEIELTLLKRLKRQVTDLMIDPWENVIELNPKLDKIETNPQFAQIVSPNETIALVTLSLKIGDLEGMINICLPHIVLEPIIDKLSTKFWFASASKTVTEEDRKKLQNRLEKTSVELIAEIASTHITVKDFLQLQIGDVIELDTTLDSELLFYVGDRAKYSALPGTSNNKMAVKIVSKELEGEEDDE; the protein is encoded by the coding sequence TTGGCAGACGTTCTGTCCCAAAATGAAATTGATGCGTTGCTGGCTCAATTAAGCAGTGGTGAAGTTGACGCAGACGAAATGAAAGATGAAAAAGAAGAATCGAAAGTTAAACTATACGACTTTCGAAGTCCTAAAAAATTAGCTAAGGACCAGTTAAGGACGTTACAAATCATTCATGAAAATTTTGCTAGAGCGCTGAATACTTTTTTGTCGGGATATCTTCGAACCTATATTCATGCTGAAGTTATTAACGTTGAAGAGTTGACGTACTATGAATTCAGTAACTCTGTAGTAAATCCAGCGGTACTGTCTATCGTGAACTTTGAACCTTTATCAGGACAAGTGATCATTGACCTATCGCCTAGCATAGCATTTAATATTATTGATCGTATTCTAGGTGGTAGCGGTAAGCCTTTTAACGAAAGCAGAACATTTACTGAGATAGAATTAACACTGTTAAAAAGGCTTAAACGTCAGGTCACGGATTTGATGATAGATCCCTGGGAAAACGTCATTGAGCTCAATCCTAAACTAGACAAGATTGAAACGAATCCACAATTTGCTCAAATTGTATCTCCTAATGAAACAATAGCATTAGTTACGCTGAGTCTTAAAATTGGTGATTTAGAAGGCATGATAAACATCTGCTTACCGCATATTGTTCTTGAACCGATAATCGATAAACTGAGTACAAAGTTTTGGTTCGCTAGTGCTAGTAAAACGGTTACGGAAGAAGACCGTAAAAAGCTACAAAACAGATTGGAAAAAACAAGTGTTGAGTTAATTGCAGAAATTGCATCAACTCATATAACTGTAAAAGATTTTCTGCAGCTTCAAATAGGAGATGTCATAGAGCTAGATACTACGCTGGATAGTGAATTGCTGTTTTATGTAGGAGATAGGGCTAAGTATTCCGCTTTACCTGGTACCAGCAATAATAAGATGGCAGTTAAGATAGTTAGCAAGGAATTGGAGGGAGAAGAAGATGATGAGTGA
- a CDS encoding flagellar motor protein, with protein MDLATIAGIIIGFMFIIMGIMQDGEIITYLNLPSILIVIGGTISATLVAYPLFKVIEAFKVVRKAFSSKTLEAGAIIEKIIELANTARKEGLLALEEASEEIDDSFLQKGVMLVVDGTDPELVRNLLETELAFIEERHKEGQGIFETMGAYSPAFGMIGTLIGLINMLRRLDDPSTIGPAMAVALITTFYGSLMANLIFLPIANKLKFRSREEILLKEIMLEGMLSIQAGENPRIIEEKLKAFLPPKIRDEINQQKEKGEEE; from the coding sequence TTGGATTTAGCAACGATAGCCGGTATTATTATCGGGTTTATGTTTATCATCATGGGAATTATGCAGGATGGAGAAATCATTACATATCTGAATTTGCCCTCAATATTGATCGTCATAGGGGGAACCATTTCAGCCACCTTGGTTGCATATCCGCTATTTAAGGTAATTGAGGCTTTTAAGGTTGTTAGAAAAGCATTTTCATCCAAAACTCTTGAAGCGGGAGCTATTATAGAAAAGATAATTGAACTAGCGAATACAGCTCGAAAAGAGGGCTTATTAGCTCTAGAAGAGGCGTCGGAGGAAATTGACGACAGCTTCCTTCAAAAAGGAGTAATGCTTGTTGTTGATGGAACTGATCCAGAATTAGTTAGAAATTTATTAGAAACAGAATTAGCATTTATTGAAGAAAGGCATAAGGAAGGTCAAGGTATTTTTGAAACGATGGGTGCTTATTCTCCAGCTTTTGGAATGATAGGAACATTAATCGGTCTGATTAATATGTTGCGAAGGCTTGATGACCCATCAACCATTGGACCGGCAATGGCCGTTGCTTTAATTACTACGTTTTATGGCTCTTTAATGGCTAATTTGATTTTCCTTCCTATTGCTAACAAACTGAAATTCCGTAGCCGTGAAGAAATCTTACTAAAAGAAATAATGCTTGAGGGAATGCTTTCGATACAGGCTGGTGAGAATCCTAGAATTATTGAAGAAAAGCTTAAAGCCTTCTTACCACCTAAAATTCGTGACGAAATTAACCAACAGAAGGAGAAAGGTGAGGAAGAGTAA